A window of the Odocoileus virginianus isolate 20LAN1187 ecotype Illinois chromosome 20, Ovbor_1.2, whole genome shotgun sequence genome harbors these coding sequences:
- the CHST6 gene encoding carbohydrate sulfotransferase 6 — MWLRRVSSTAVTALLLAQTGLLLFLVSRPRLPPPASGEERVHVLVLSSWRSGSSFVGQLFSQHPDVFYLMEPAWHVWAALSQGSALALHMAVRDLVRSVFLCDMDVFDAYLPWRRNLSDLFQWAESRALCSPPACSAFPRGAISSEAVCKPLCARRPFGLAQEACRSYSHVVLKEVRFFNLQVLYPLLSDPALRLRIVHLVRDPRAVLRSREQTAKALARDNGIVLGTNGKWVEADPELRVVREVCRSHVRIAEAATRKPPPALRGRYRLVRFEDLARAPLPEIRELYAFAGLSLTPQLEAWIHNITHGVGPGARREAFKTTSRDALNVSQAWRHALPFSKIRRVQELCAGALQLLGYRPVFSEDEQRDLSLDLVLPRGPSSFSWASSTAERPGP; from the coding sequence ATGTGGCTGCGGCGGGTCTCCAGCACGGCGGTGACCGCGCTCCTGCTGGCGCAGACCGGCCTCCTGCTCTTCTTGGTCTCCCGGCCCAGACTGCCGCCCCCGGCGAGCGGCGAGGAGCGCGTGCACGTGCTGGTGCTTTCCTCGTGGCGATCGGGCTCGTCCTTCGTGGGCCAGCTCTTCAGTCAACACCCCGACGTCTTCTACCTGATGGAGCCCGCGTGGCACGTGTGGGCCGCCCTGTCGCAGGGCAGCGCCCTGGCGCTCCACATGGCCGTGCGCGACCTGGTGCGTTCCGTCTTCCTGTGCGATATGGACGTGTTCGACGCCTACCTGCCGTGGAGGCGCAACCTGTCGGACCTCTTCCAGTGGGCGGAGAGCCGGGCGCTGTGCTCGCCGCCCGCCTGCAGCGCCTTCCCGCGCGGCGCCATCAGCAGCGAGGCGGTGTGCAAGCCGCTATGCGCGCGGCGGCCCTTCGGCCTGGCGCAGGAGGCCTGCCGCTCCTACAGCCACGTGGTGCTCAAGGAGGTGCGCTTCTTCAACCTGCAGGTGCTCTACCCGCTGCTCAGCGACCCCGCGCTCCGCCTGCGCATCGTGCACCTGGTGCGCGACCCGCGCGCCGTGCTGCGCTCGCGCGAGCAGACGGCCAAGGCGCTGGCGCGCGACAACGGCATCGTGCTGGGCACCAACGGCAAGTGGGTGGAGGCCGACCCGGAGCTGCGCGTGGTGCGGGAGGTGTGTCGCAGCCACGTGCGCATCGCCGAGGCGGCCACGCGCAAGCCGCCGCCCGCCCTGCGCGGCCGCTACCGCCTGGTGCGCTTCGAGGACCTGGCGCGGGCGCCGCTGCCCGAGATCCGAGAGCTGTACGCCTTCGCGGGCCTGAGCCTCACGCCGCAGCTCGAAGCCTGGATCCACAACATCACACACGGCGTCGGGCCCGGCGCGCGCCGCGAGGCCTTCAAGACCACGTCGAGGGACGCGCTCAACGTCTCGCAGGCTTGGCGCCAcgccctgcccttctccaagaTCCGCCGTGTGCAGGAGCTGTGTGCTGGCGCGCTGCAGCTGCTGGGCTACCGGCCCGTGTTCTCCGAGGACGAGCAGCGCGACCTCAGCCTGGACCTGGTGCTGCCGCGCGGCCCGAGCAGCTTCAGCTGGGCCTCGTCCACTGCCGAGCGCCCTGGGCCGTAG